A window from Fundulus heteroclitus isolate FHET01 unplaced genomic scaffold, MU-UCD_Fhet_4.1 scaffold_205, whole genome shotgun sequence encodes these proteins:
- the LOC105940018 gene encoding monocyte to macrophage differentiation factor 2 isoform X1, with amino-acid sequence MNLVRFMNNRVPPNKRYQPTEYEHAANCATHAMWIIPSLLGSSLLHYESEDQWERLSAWVYGAGLSSLFIISTLFHTVAWKKSHLRSVEQCFHMCDRMVIYFFIAASYAPWLNLRELGPWACHMRWLVWVMASFGTTYVFFFHERYKLMELICYTVMGVFPAVVIFSMPEQSGLCELLVGGACYCLGIVFFKSDGIVPFAHAIWHLFVVVGAAIHYYAVWKYLYAQTPRQVQTSR; translated from the exons GTTTATGAACAACCGTGTTCCTCCTAACAAGAGATACCAACCCACAGAATATGAGCATGCTGCCAACTGTGCCACGCATGCG ATGTGGATAATCCCCAGCCTGCTGGGCAGCTCACTGTTGCACTACGAGTCAGAGGACCAATGGGAGCGGCTGTCAGCCTGGGTGTATGGGGCGGGGCTCAGCTCACTCTTCATCATCTCCACCCTGTTTCACACTGTCGCCTGGAAGAAAAGCCACCTCCG CTCTGTGGAGCAGTGTTTCCACATGTGTGACAGGATGGTGATCTACTTCTTCATTGCAGCCTCCTACGCCCCATG GCTAAACCTTCGGGAGCTGGGTCCGTGGGCGTGTCACATGCGCTGGCTGGTGTGGGTCATGGCGTCTTTTGGAACCACCTACGTCTTCTTCTTCCATGAGAG GTATAAACTCATGGAGTTGATCTGCTACACAGTGATGGGAGTTTTTCCTGCTGTGGTCATCTTCTCAATG CCGGAGCAGTCGGGGTTGTGTGAGCTGCTGGTCGGTGGAGCCTGCTACTGTCTCGGCATTGTCTTCTTCAAAAGCGACGGGATCGTCCCGTTCGCGCACGCTATCTGGCACCTTTTCGTCGTTGTGGGAGCAGCCATACATTACTACGCCGTCTGGAAGTACCTCTATGCCCAGACTCCCAGGCAGGTCCAGACCTCCAGATGA
- the LOC105940018 gene encoding monocyte to macrophage differentiation factor 2 isoform X2, which produces MNNRVPPNKRYQPTEYEHAANCATHAMWIIPSLLGSSLLHYESEDQWERLSAWVYGAGLSSLFIISTLFHTVAWKKSHLRSVEQCFHMCDRMVIYFFIAASYAPWLNLRELGPWACHMRWLVWVMASFGTTYVFFFHERYKLMELICYTVMGVFPAVVIFSMPEQSGLCELLVGGACYCLGIVFFKSDGIVPFAHAIWHLFVVVGAAIHYYAVWKYLYAQTPRQVQTSR; this is translated from the exons ATGAACAACCGTGTTCCTCCTAACAAGAGATACCAACCCACAGAATATGAGCATGCTGCCAACTGTGCCACGCATGCG ATGTGGATAATCCCCAGCCTGCTGGGCAGCTCACTGTTGCACTACGAGTCAGAGGACCAATGGGAGCGGCTGTCAGCCTGGGTGTATGGGGCGGGGCTCAGCTCACTCTTCATCATCTCCACCCTGTTTCACACTGTCGCCTGGAAGAAAAGCCACCTCCG CTCTGTGGAGCAGTGTTTCCACATGTGTGACAGGATGGTGATCTACTTCTTCATTGCAGCCTCCTACGCCCCATG GCTAAACCTTCGGGAGCTGGGTCCGTGGGCGTGTCACATGCGCTGGCTGGTGTGGGTCATGGCGTCTTTTGGAACCACCTACGTCTTCTTCTTCCATGAGAG GTATAAACTCATGGAGTTGATCTGCTACACAGTGATGGGAGTTTTTCCTGCTGTGGTCATCTTCTCAATG CCGGAGCAGTCGGGGTTGTGTGAGCTGCTGGTCGGTGGAGCCTGCTACTGTCTCGGCATTGTCTTCTTCAAAAGCGACGGGATCGTCCCGTTCGCGCACGCTATCTGGCACCTTTTCGTCGTTGTGGGAGCAGCCATACATTACTACGCCGTCTGGAAGTACCTCTATGCCCAGACTCCCAGGCAGGTCCAGACCTCCAGATGA